The Fibrobacter sp. DNA window CCGAAAGGCCATAGGATTCAGCCTTTTCGCGGGTTTCCAGAATCAGTTTATAGAAGGCATAAAGAGCACTCGTGAAAAGGCTAGCCCAGTCGGATGCTGCAGTCCCTTTAAGGAAAGAAGCCTCTTGATAAGCGAACCATCCACCATTGAACATACCAGCGCCCTTCTTGTCGGCATTGGCAAAGTCCTTCTTCGTCTGCCCACTCGCCATGGAAGATTCCTCCACGGCATCGTTCAGGTACTTCTTCTCGCCAGTCGCATAGAAAAGCGCTATTGCGGCCAATCCCATTTCATCATAGAACTTGGTCGCACCGCTATAAGCCATCGTACTTGCGTTACCCTTCTTTGACTTGCCGTATTCATAAAGTTCCCTTGCCACCTTCAAGCACTTCTGCGCAAATGCAGAATCCGGAGAAATCAAGGATGTCGTATCGGAATACCGCTTGGCCAACATGGCCAAGCCTGCTGCGAAGTTGCCTCCGGCAGAACTCAAGAGCTCTGCATCTGAATCGGGATGATCATCACTTCTCAGGATTCTGCTCGTAGGCCCGCCCCTATCGTGGAGAGTTCCGTCCTGAGCCTCGGGAGGCCCCCACCATCCATGGTCTGCGCCGAAACTGCCAACAGAGACCGGCATCGCAGAAATCACGCCGTTCGCGGCATCGTAGGCCTTCAACACATATTCGGCACCGAACCTCGCTTCCCTGAGAATATCCGGCACCCCGTCGGTATTCTGCGTTTCGCTCTGGTTAAACGCATAGTTGTCCTGGTCACGTTCCGCATAGACGGCATCCATAAGCGCAAGCTGGACAAAACTATAGGCAATCGTCTGGCTTTCCTTAAGGTGGTCGCCACAATCGTACCAGCCGCCCGTCATGTCCACGTTGGCGAGCGAACCGTCCTTCAGGTGACTAGGCTTATGGAACCACGATTCGGAATTGCCGCTACGGTTCACGCCATAGAACTTGAGCACCGCATCGCGCAGCATGGAATACACCCTGTCGCTGATGATAAACGTAGACGAATACTCGTCCCCCACCTTGATACGGAGGCGTTCATTTTCGGGCAGACCCTCGGGGAGTTGACCCTTCTTGAGAGCCCCCGCAGGGCCAGTACCGGAGACCGTATAGCGAGTGTCACCGCCCGTCGTTATCTGGGCGTTGTTCGAAGCCCTGATAGTCAGGGATGACGAAACACTGTTGGCGAGCGTTTCGGAGAAAGCCCCTTGCCCAACGACATCGCCAGCCGCATTGACTACCTGGAAACTCGTCGCCGAACCGACGTAATAGACCGGCTTGTCGACATCTTGCGGGCGGTAACCAGCCTGGTTGACGCGTATAGGCGAAATATCCACCAGCATAGCATCGATAAAAGCCTGGTTCAACGTATCCGGAATAAACTCGTTAGGCGCATACGCCGCCGGAGTGTTAATGTCTGGCAGGGAATTACGCTTAGGGCCAGCAACAAAACGGTTCGTGAATACAGTACTGTCCCACGAAAGCGGCCATACCGGCCGTATTAAGTCATATGGTGTCGGCTGTTCCTGGCCTTCAGCAAGAGCCGCCACAACAGCAAGTAAAATGGCAACAAAACCATTCTTTAAGGACATAAGTCCCCTCCTATTTTTTTATTCCAAACAAGATAAATCTACTTTCAAAAACCTCAATCCATATCGAGTTATTTTTTTCATAACAAAAAAGTGTTCCCTAAAAGTTCTCGCACGGTTCTCGGCCCTCTTTTCAACCTTGACTTACCCCAAAAGAAACAAAAAAAACTCATAAAAAGCATGAAACATGTAGACTGGATATTCGACTCCAGCCACAAGATTTCCATTTGCTATCTTTCGCATCATGAAGAAAATCGCATTTCAGGGCCGTCGCGGGGCCTATAGCGAAAGCGCCGCCTACCACCTGTTCGGAAACGACATCGAGGTTGTCCCGATGGACACGTTCGAACAGATTTTCCAGGGCATCGAGACCGGTGCCGTAGACGGCGGAGCAATCCCCATCGAGAACTCCACCGCAGGTTCCATCTACGACAACTACGATTTGCTCTACAAGTGGCGCCACCCCATCGTAGGCGAAGTCAAGCTCCAGATTTCGCATAGCCTGTGCGCGCTGCCCGGAACAAAACTCGAGGACTTGAAAGAAGTGCTGAGCCACCCGCAAGGCCTGGCGCAGTGCAGCCGATTCTTCGGGCGCAACCCGAAAATAAAAAGCACCGCTTTCTATGATACAGCAGGAAGCGCCGAAGAGATTGCGCGCCGCGGCGATAAAACCGTAGGCGCCATCGCGAGCGCCTACGCCGGCAAGTTCTACGGCCTGGATATATTGGCCGAAGGCATCGAGAACTTGCCGGGGGTGAACTTCACCCGGTTTTACGCCATCCAGAAGACGGCGAACCCGCTCCCCGAAACCGGCAAAATCAAGACGACGCTGCTGTTCATGTTGAGCGACTCCGGAAAGTCCGGCGCATTGCATGCCGCCCTCGGGTGTTTCGCGAAACGCGACCTGAACCTCACCCGCATCGAGAGCCGCCCGCATCCCGACCGCCCGTGGGAATACATTTTCCACCTTTCCTTCGAAGGAAGCCCGAAAGATGCGACCGTCATCGAGGCACTCGAGGAACTGCAGTCCTACTGCGACTTCGTGTACCGCCTCGGAAGCTTCCGCGAAGGCACAACGGAGAAGTTGAGTTATTAGAGCCGCATCGCGGCAGTTCCTAGTTACTAGTTGCTAGTTATTAGTTTAAAAAATCGCGGCTACGCCGCCAAACTATGAACCAGTGACCAATAGCCAGCGACTAACAACTAAATTAGAACTATAAACTACGCCGCAGGTGCCTACACTTCACTCCTCACATTTCACATCGCGCCGGAGGCGCACCAAATTATGTACGAACGTACCGACCGCAAATTCAACGAATACCGCAACCTCAAGATGACCACCGGGTTCATCTCCAGCGCCGACGGTTCC harbors:
- a CDS encoding prephenate dehydratase, whose protein sequence is MKKIAFQGRRGAYSESAAYHLFGNDIEVVPMDTFEQIFQGIETGAVDGGAIPIENSTAGSIYDNYDLLYKWRHPIVGEVKLQISHSLCALPGTKLEDLKEVLSHPQGLAQCSRFFGRNPKIKSTAFYDTAGSAEEIARRGDKTVGAIASAYAGKFYGLDILAEGIENLPGVNFTRFYAIQKTANPLPETGKIKTTLLFMLSDSGKSGALHAALGCFAKRDLNLTRIESRPHPDRPWEYIFHLSFEGSPKDATVIEALEELQSYCDFVYRLGSFREGTTEKLSY